In the Candidatus Auribacterota bacterium genome, CCGATGCGGGGAGTCCCGCGCGAGCGGCGGGCGACCTCCGCCGCGCCCTCCTTCGTGATCTCGACGTTCAGGATTCGGGCGCTCCTGAGAATGATCTGCTCCAGGTCCGTCACCGAATAGTAGTCCAGCCGGACCGCCATCCCAAAGCGCGAGCGGAGGGGGGCGCTGAGCAGGCCGCTCCTCGTCGTGGCGCCGATGAGCGTGAAGCGGGCCAGGTTGAGGCGGACGCTCCGCGCGTTCGGCCCCTGGTCGATGATGATATCCAGCGTGAAGTCCTCCATCGCGGGGTAGAGGTATTCCTCAATTACTTTACTCAAGCGGTGTATCTCGTCGATGAAGATGATATCGCCCTGCTCAAGATTGGTGAGGAGGCCCGCGAGGTCGCCCGCCTTCTCGATCACCGGCCCCGAGGTCGCCTTGATATTCGCTCCCATCGCTTTCGCGATGATATAGGCGAGCGTCGTCTTCCCCAGCCCCGGCGGCCCGGAAAAGAGCGTGTGCTCGAGCGCCTCGCCACGCTCGCGCGCGGCACGTATAAAAATCCCAAGGCGCTCCTTGATTTTCTCCTGGCCGATGAAATCGTTGAAGTCGGCAGGCCGCAAGGTGAGGTCAAGCTGGACGTCTTTTTCGTGCAGCGCCTTCTGAATGAACTGCTCAGCCATTGTCTCCGTGCTCCCCGGGTGTGATCGCACGACCATTATCCATATCCGCGCCGCGCGCATCCTGCGCAATGCCCTCGATCAGTTCCCGCGCCTCGCCCGCCTGCGCATCAGGGACCAGCACGTGGTAGAGGGAACAGGGCGTGGGCTGGTACATGGCCAGGTGCGGCCCTGACGCAAATGCCCCGAACGGATCGCGCGCGCGCACGATCGCCGTCAGCCCTTCGGCCGACAGTATATTTCGCACCATCTCCGCCATGGAGAGGTATTTATGAGTGTACACCACCACCGGTTCCATCAGTGCTCCCTCACTCGCCAGATAGGCACGAACTTCCAAATCCAAACCTCAAACTTCAAAACAAATTCCAACTTCCAACATCAAAATCCCAATCCAGCATAACCTGATCATCGGCTGCGCATGAATATGTCCTTTCTGATTTTGGATTTGGGTTTTGTTTCGGATTTTGAAGTTTGCGGTTTTGATTTCCTGTAATGCTTCTTGAGTTATATTGCATATCATACATCTGCTCAGTGCTCTGCCTCACGCCGGTTTCAGCGCCTCGCGGATGAGCTTCTCCACGTCCCCCGGCGTGCCTATCCTCTGCAGCGCCGCGTGGATCGCCTTCTGCGCTTCTGAGTGCGTGTAGCCGAGCGAAATGAGGGCGCGCACGGCGTCGTCTATCACCCGGTCATGGGGAGACACCCCAGGTCTTCCCGCGACGGCCTCCAGTCTTCCGATCTTATCCTTCAGCTCGACGATGAGGCGCTCGGCCTTCTTCCTCCCTATCCCGGGCACCACGGCGAGCATGTGAGCGCTGCCCTGGCTCACCGCCGCGCAAAAATTCTGGGGAGAGATGCCGCTCAAAATGCTCATCGCAATCTTCGGGCCGATCCCCGAAACCCCCAGCAGCAGCCGGAAGAGGCTCCGCTCCTCCTCCGTCATGAAGCCATAGAGCACCATCCCGTCTTCCCTGACGTGGAGGTGCGTGAGTATCGTGATGCGCTCACCCTTCTTCGGCAAGCGGTCGAAGCTGCTCAGCGGTATCACCAGCTCATAACCGACGCCGTTCACTCCGACGACGATGCCGGTCGGCTGAGCCCCGAGGAGTTCCCCATGCAAAAACGTTATCATGTCACCTTTAACGTGTAACCACAGATAAACACGGATGAACACTGATGAACACAGATCGAAAAACAACTACATCCTTAAGGTCTAATAAGGCGTACGGCACATTGTCTCCTTTGCACTTCCAACTTTACACTTTCAACCGTCGTAAGTATCTGTGTGTATCTGTGTTCATCTGTGGTTAAAATTGCTTATTCCTTACCGCGTGGTATGCGCATGGCAGACGGCGAGCGCGAGGGCATCGGCGGCATCAGCGGGACGCGGTTCCTCGCGCATGTTCAGGATCTGCTTCACCATGAATTGGACCTGCTGCTTCTGGGCGCCGCCCCTGCCGAGCACTGCCTGCTTCACCCGGCGGGGGGCGTACTCAAACACCTCAACGCCCTTCTCCGCGGCGACCAGGATGGCGATCCCCCGCGCCTCTCCCAGCTTGAGTGCGGCCTTCACATTCTTGCAGAAAAAGAGCCCCTCCACCGCCATCTGGTCAGGTGTGTACGACTCGAATACTTTTTTAAGCTCACGATATATCTTTAAAAATCTATCGGGGAGGGGAGTGCCGCTGCGGTTGTGGATGCAGCCCCCTCCCACGTAGGAGAGCCGGGATCCCTTCCTCTCTATGATCCCGTAGCCTGTCACCAGTGTTCCGGGATCCACGCCGATAATTCTCACGTCGCTTCGCTCCATTGCAGTCCTACTGCTTCTCCACCTCCTCGAGTATCTCATCGGGAATATCAAAATTCGAAGAGACGCTCTGCACGTCATCGTGATCTTCGAGCTCCCCCATCAGCTCGAGGAGCTGGTGCGCCTCTTTCCCGGCCACCCGGATGGTGCTCTTGGGCACGAGCGAGATCTCGGCGACGGAGTATTTAATCCCTTTCCCATCGAGCGCGCGCTTCACCCCCTCGAGCTTGTCGGGAACCGTGTAGATCTCGAAGACATCCTTCTCCTCAGCGCTGAAATCCTCCGCGCCCGCTTCAAGGGCGATCGAGAAGAGCTTTTCCTCATCGATCACCTTTTTGTCCACCGTGATCATCCCCTTCTTAATAAAGTTCCAGGCGACGGAACCCGCCCCTCCCATATGCCCGTTCTTCTTGTCAAAGATATTGCGGATTTCCGAGGCGGTGCGGTTTTTATTGTCAGAGAGGCAATTTACCATGATCGCCACTCCACCCGGACCGTACCCCTCGTAGGCGACCTCCTCGTAGCTCACGCCAGGCAGCTCGCCGGTCCCTTTTTTGATCGCCTTCTCGACATTGTCGGAAGGCATATTGACCGCCTTCGCATTGAGGATGACCGCGCGCAGGCGGGGATTGCTGTCGGGGTCGCCGCCGCCGGCCCGCGCCGCCACGGAGATCTCGCGCACGATCTTTGAGAATATCTGCCCCCGCTTCGCGTCGAGCGCGCCCTTCTTGTGTTTGATGCTCGCCCATTTTGAATGTCCGCTCATAATCGCCTTCCTCCAGTTTGGTGAAAGATCTCTTGATCCTCCAGAATTTTAGCCCATTTCACGCGCCCACAGAAGCAGAATTACGCATCAGCTCTGTGCTGCTCTCTATCACCAGAAACCAGTAACCCAAAACTGCTTTTGTCACACATTGCCCTCCATCGCCGCTCCTACAAACTGCTCCTCCCCCTCTGCATGGGACCACTCCTGAATCCATCCGTTTTCCAACCCGTACATCGCGAGGGCGTCGACCCCCTCGGAAAACTCATCCTCGGTCACCGGCCGCCCCAGCAAGGCATCGCGGGAGGCACGATGGCACGGTGTGTACTGGCTCATCAGGCTCACCGCCGCCCGGGGAGAAATCTCCTGAGCTATGAACCGAAAGATCTCGGGCGTGCCGCTCAGGTCATTGGGGAGGACGAGATGCCTGATGATCAATCCCTTCCTGGCAATACCAGACTCATCAGTCGCGAGCCCGCCAACCTGCTCCCACATCTCACGGATGGCGGCTCGGTTGATCACGGGGTAGTCACGGGCGCCGGAATATCTGGCCGCTCTATCAGGTGAATTATACCGCATATCGGCAAGGTAGATATCCACGCAGCCGTCGAGGATGCGGAGTGTTTCGAGTGACTCGTACCCGCTCGTATTGTAAACGATGGGGAGATCAAAACCCTCACCCGCCGCGAGGGCGAGGGCGGAGAGGATCTGCGGCAAAAAATGCGACGGGGTGACCCAGTTGACGTTGTGGCACCCCTGCTGTTTCAGCGCGAGGAACATCAGGGCGAGCTCCTCTGACGACACCTCGGCGCCTTCTCCCTCCTGGCTGAATTTATAATTTTGGCAATAGGCGCAGCGCATCGTGCAGCCGCTCAAAAATACCGTACCCGAACCGCCCGATCCCGTGAGGGGCGGCTCTTCGCCGAAATGCGGCCCGTACCGGAAGACCTTCGCGGCCACGCCAGACCGGCAGAACCCCTTCTCCCCCCTCGCCCGCACCGCTCCGCACCCGCGAGGGCAGAGGCGGCAGGGAGACTGGAGCTCGCGGGCGTGTTCGAGACGGTGCGCGAGTTCACCCGAGCGATGGAGATTCAGGTAGGAAGGGATCACGTTGCTTCGCTCCATTGCAGATTGCAGATTGGAAATTTCAAATTTGCACTTTCCAATTTACAATTTACAATTCGGCATCCGAAGGATGCCGTTACTTCTCTTCCTTCTTCGCCTGGAACTGGGCGACAATTCTGGGGATCAGCGCGGAGGGAAGCTCCTCATAGGAGGAGAACTCCATTTCAAACGTGCCGCGCCCGCCGGTGAGCGACCGGAGCTCCGTGCAGTAGCGGAGCATCTCGGCGAGGGGGACCTGCGCCTTGATCTTCTGAAGTTCACCGATCTGCTCCATCCCCATGATGCGCCCGCGCTTGCTGTTCAGGTCCCCGGTAATCGCGCCCATGTACTCAGCGGGGACGGTCACCTCGAGATTATAGATCGGCTCGAGGAGGATAGGCCGCGCCTTGGCCATCCCGTCCTTGAACGCCTTCGACCCCGCGAGCTCGAACGCCATGTTGGACGAGTCGACGTCGTGAAAGGACCCGTCGTAGCAGCTGACGCGGAAGTCCACGACCGGGAAGCCCGCGACGACCCCGGCCCCCGTCGCCCCCCGCACCCCCTTCTCGATCGCGGGGAGGAAACTCTTCGGGATCGTTCCGCCGACGATGTCGTCCACGAACTCGAACCCGCTCCCCCTCCCCATCGGCTCGACCTTGAGGAACACCTCGGCGTACTGGCCGCGGCCGCCGGTCTGCTTCTTGTGCCGCTCGTGCCCCTCGGCGGGTATCATAATGGTTTCCTTGTAGGGGACGGCGGGCGTGCGCAGGTCAACCTCCACCCCGAACTTGTTCTTCAGCCTCTGGACCGCCGTCTCGATGTGCAGGTCGCCCATCCCCGTCAGGATAAACTCCTTCGTCTCGCTGTTCCGGACTGCCTTGAGCGTCGGATCGTCCTGCGTGATCCGGTGGAGGCCGGTGGCAATTTTCTCCTCCTCTCCGCGCTTCTTCGAGTAGACCGCGAATGAAATCACCGGCTTCGGCAGCCAGAGCGGAGGGAACTCGACCGGTCGGCCCTCCGCCGTGAGGCTGTTGCCCACCAATGTATTCTTGAGTTTCGCGACGGCGATGATATCCCCGGGGCCGCCCTCTTCGACGGAGATCTGTTCCTTCCCCTTGATCAGGTAGAGGTGCCCGAAGCGCTCGCTCTTCTGGACGGAGGCGTTATAGAAGGATGTGTTCGACTGGATCGTGCCGGAATAGATCCTGAAATAGGTCAATTGTCCCACGAACGGGTCCGTGACGCTCTTGAACACCAGGGCGCTGAAGGGTTCCTGCGGCGCTGGTTTGATGACGGCCTCACCGACCTTGATCTCCCCACTGTCAGCGGGCGAGGGGAGCAGCGTGCAGATGGTGTCGAGGAGCTCCCGAATCCCGGTTTCTTTTTCAGCAGAAACGCAGAGCACGGGGACAAGGGAGCCGGCCTGTACCGCCCTCCGCAGAGCAGGGGCCAGTTCCTCCGGCGAGAGGCTGCCCGCCTCGAGGTACTTCTCGAGGAGCGAGTCGTCTGTTTCCGCCGCCGCCTCCACCAGTTTTTCCTTGATCTTGGCTGCCATTGCCTTCGCGTCGGCATCGAGCGCCTCCGCGCCTTTTCCTGAAAGCAAATCCGCGACGCCGCTGAGGGCGCTCTGCTTCCCGACGGGGAAGAAGAGGGGGACGCACTTCTCTCCAAAATTGTGCCTGATGAATTCCAGGCATCTCCCGTAGTCCGCGTTTTCCTTATCAAGCCTGCTGATCACGATCATCCGCGGCAGGCGGTGCACATCGGCGAATTTCCAGACGCGCATGGTGCCGACATCGACGCCGGACACCGCGTCAACCACCACCAGCGCCGCGTCGGCGACGCGCAGGCTGCACGCCACGTCCCCGATAAAATCCGCGTACCCGGGCGTGTCGATGATGAAGATACTGTGTTCCTTCCACGTGCAGTGGAGCGGGTGCGACTGGATGCTGATCTTGCGCGACCGCTCCTCGTCGCTCGTGTCCCCAATGGATGATCCAGCGTCAACCCTGCCATGGCGATCATGCGCCCCGCTGAGAAACATCATCGCATCCAGGAGGCTCGTTTTTCCGCACCCCCCGTGGCCGATGAGCGTGATCGTCCTGACCTTTTCTACTGGAACTCCCTTCATGAGTAATGTCCTTTCTTTGCTTCTGTCCTGGAATAGCGCAACAATGCCATAGCCGACACATAACTTGTCGGCTACAGAGGTGCTGCAGTCTCCAGCGCGAGAAAGCCGTACTATATCAGGAAAAAAGTGGATGGACAAGAGGAAACGGAGCGGCAGCTAATGAAGGGAGGAGAACTTCTGGAACAGGATGCACGCAGATAAACGCAGATTACTCACCAGAAACCAGGAACCACAGAGAGCACAGAGGACACAGAGATTGACGTGTGACACAGATTCACACAGATAGACACAGATGAACACAGATTATTCAGTGGTAAAAAGATCATCATGCAGTTTGAAAAACTTTCTCAAATAAAAAAGTTTTACACACTTGTAATACAGAGTGGACGCGGGTATGTTAAAAGAGCAATCCGCGCAAATCCGCGGCTGTAAATCTACGCTGGCCTTATATAAACGTAGGGCTAGGAACGACGGACCCCGAGCGATGAGCGGTGTCTTATTGCACCGTGAGCGTTTCTCGATCAACCCCATCCACATAGACAAGATTGTTGACAGAGGTCGTCTGCGTCGCGTCCACCGCGCCTCCCTCGAGGTAGTATGTGCCTTTGGCAAGGGCTGAGAAGTTCGCCGCGAGGGCCAGGTAATTGTAAATCGCCTTGCCGACTGTGAGCGGCTTGTTCCCGAGATACCCGGCGGGGCCTCTCACAAATCCCTTCCCACGCACGTAGTAGAGCGTCCTCCCGTTCGGCAGGATGACCCTGATGAACGGATAGCATTTTATCGAGATCGGCTGCACATTCGCCCTCACCTCGATCCGGTCTTTTGTCGAGAAGACATTCTTGTTCGGAGTGAGATCGATTACGGGGGTCGGCGTGGCTGTTGGCGTCGGGGTCATGGTCGGCGTCGGCGTGGGGGGAATGAAACGGTTCGCATAGACGCGGCCGTTATTCGACGGATCTCTCTGTGTAAATACCGCGATGGCGTTGCCCTCTGCATCAGAGGCGATATGCGGATTCGCTGCTTCTTTACCCGTCGCCGCATCTATTATCGCGGCGGTGCCCCAGCCGGAACCAGGCGTGTAGTATGCCGCATAGACTCGAGAATATGATCCGTCGCTCTGTTTGAATACAGCCAGGGCGTTGCCATACGCATCCATGGCCACCTGCGGGACATCTGCATTTGCTCCTGTCCCCGCATCTATCACCACCGCC is a window encoding:
- the ruvB gene encoding Holliday junction branch migration DNA helicase RuvB, translated to MAEQFIQKALHEKDVQLDLTLRPADFNDFIGQEKIKERLGIFIRAARERGEALEHTLFSGPPGLGKTTLAYIIAKAMGANIKATSGPVIEKAGDLAGLLTNLEQGDIIFIDEIHRLSKVIEEYLYPAMEDFTLDIIIDQGPNARSVRLNLARFTLIGATTRSGLLSAPLRSRFGMAVRLDYYSVTDLEQIILRSARILNVEITKEGAAEVARRSRGTPRIGNNLLRRVRDYAQVKAGNRITPEVADAALAMLDVDEHGLDEMDKRLIRTIIHHFSGGPVGIGSLAVAVGEEAGTLEEVYEPYLIQQGYLKRTSQGRMATDKAYAQFGVKGKDRPSQGEMF
- the ruvA gene encoding Holliday junction branch migration protein RuvA, which translates into the protein MITFLHGELLGAQPTGIVVGVNGVGYELVIPLSSFDRLPKKGERITILTHLHVREDGMVLYGFMTEEERSLFRLLLGVSGIGPKIAMSILSGISPQNFCAAVSQGSAHMLAVVPGIGRKKAERLIVELKDKIGRLEAVAGRPGVSPHDRVIDDAVRALISLGYTHSEAQKAIHAALQRIGTPGDVEKLIREALKPA
- the ruvC gene encoding crossover junction endodeoxyribonuclease RuvC → MRIIGVDPGTLVTGYGIIERKGSRLSYVGGGCIHNRSGTPLPDRFLKIYRELKKVFESYTPDQMAVEGLFFCKNVKAALKLGEARGIAILVAAEKGVEVFEYAPRRVKQAVLGRGGAQKQQVQFMVKQILNMREEPRPADAADALALAVCHAHTTR
- a CDS encoding YebC/PmpR family DNA-binding transcriptional regulator, yielding MSGHSKWASIKHKKGALDAKRGQIFSKIVREISVAARAGGGDPDSNPRLRAVILNAKAVNMPSDNVEKAIKKGTGELPGVSYEEVAYEGYGPGGVAIMVNCLSDNKNRTASEIRNIFDKKNGHMGGAGSVAWNFIKKGMITVDKKVIDEEKLFSIALEAGAEDFSAEEKDVFEIYTVPDKLEGVKRALDGKGIKYSVAEISLVPKSTIRVAGKEAHQLLELMGELEDHDDVQSVSSNFDIPDEILEEVEKQ
- a CDS encoding 4Fe-4S cluster-binding domain-containing protein, encoding MIPSYLNLHRSGELAHRLEHARELQSPCRLCPRGCGAVRARGEKGFCRSGVAAKVFRYGPHFGEEPPLTGSGGSGTVFLSGCTMRCAYCQNYKFSQEGEGAEVSSEELALMFLALKQQGCHNVNWVTPSHFLPQILSALALAAGEGFDLPIVYNTSGYESLETLRILDGCVDIYLADMRYNSPDRAARYSGARDYPVINRAAIREMWEQVGGLATDESGIARKGLIIRHLVLPNDLSGTPEIFRFIAQEISPRAAVSLMSQYTPCHRASRDALLGRPVTEDEFSEGVDALAMYGLENGWIQEWSHAEGEEQFVGAAMEGNV
- the fusA gene encoding elongation factor G, encoding MKGVPVEKVRTITLIGHGGCGKTSLLDAMMFLSGAHDRHGRVDAGSSIGDTSDEERSRKISIQSHPLHCTWKEHSIFIIDTPGYADFIGDVACSLRVADAALVVVDAVSGVDVGTMRVWKFADVHRLPRMIVISRLDKENADYGRCLEFIRHNFGEKCVPLFFPVGKQSALSGVADLLSGKGAEALDADAKAMAAKIKEKLVEAAAETDDSLLEKYLEAGSLSPEELAPALRRAVQAGSLVPVLCVSAEKETGIRELLDTICTLLPSPADSGEIKVGEAVIKPAPQEPFSALVFKSVTDPFVGQLTYFRIYSGTIQSNTSFYNASVQKSERFGHLYLIKGKEQISVEEGGPGDIIAVAKLKNTLVGNSLTAEGRPVEFPPLWLPKPVISFAVYSKKRGEEEKIATGLHRITQDDPTLKAVRNSETKEFILTGMGDLHIETAVQRLKNKFGVEVDLRTPAVPYKETIMIPAEGHERHKKQTGGRGQYAEVFLKVEPMGRGSGFEFVDDIVGGTIPKSFLPAIEKGVRGATGAGVVAGFPVVDFRVSCYDGSFHDVDSSNMAFELAGSKAFKDGMAKARPILLEPIYNLEVTVPAEYMGAITGDLNSKRGRIMGMEQIGELQKIKAQVPLAEMLRYCTELRSLTGGRGTFEMEFSSYEELPSALIPRIVAQFQAKKEEK